The Geminocystis sp. M7585_C2015_104 sequence GGCATCAGGAGAATCTCCAAGGGGTGAGTGTGAGAGAGTAGTCATTTTCTCCACCAACGGATACAACACGTCATCAATTCTAGAAAAAAAATCCACTAATAGTGGGCAAGTTTATTCAGACGTTGACGATAAATCACCTCTAAATCACTGCCAGCCTTTCTGAAAATACGCACCTGATTAAACCAGAAGGCCTGGAAGAGACGATAAAATGCCACACTGATGATGGCCACAATCAAACCCACGGCGGTGGAAATAAGAGACTCACCTATACCCAGAGTAACACCACTAGTAGAGGCAGTACCTAAATCACTAATAGAAATTGAACCAAGGGAGCGAATTAAACCCAAGACAGTACCTAATAAACCCAACAACGGTGCTAGGGCTATCACCCCCTCCAGGATTTTATCACCCTTGCGCATCAAGGCCAATTCCTCATCGGCCGCAGTCTCCAGGGCAAGGTGGAACACATCCGGATCTGGATTGTCCAATTGGAGAGGATAGTAGAGGAATCTGCCCAGAGGGTGGTGACGATAACGAGAAGCCACCTCCTCTGCCTTTTGCCAATTCGTCATGGCTACATCCATTATATTATTGAGTATCTGTTCCTCTCGAAATAGAACTCTGGCCC is a genomic window containing:
- a CDS encoding MotA/TolQ/ExbB proton channel family protein, whose translation is MTFTELIEKGGVAIWPLLFLSILALGTIIERLWFWARVLFREEQILNNIMDVAMTNWQKAEEVASRYRHHPLGRFLYYPLQLDNPDPDVFHLALETAADEELALMRKGDKILEGVIALAPLLGLLGTVLGLIRSLGSISISDLGTASTSGVTLGIGESLISTAVGLIVAIISVAFYRLFQAFWFNQVRIFRKAGSDLEVIYRQRLNKLAHY